The Vulpes vulpes isolate BD-2025 chromosome 1, VulVul3, whole genome shotgun sequence genome contains the following window.
CTGTTTTATATAAATCCTCACCACAAACATCAATCTTACTAATAATCCTATTTTTATTCCACTCTTACTTTGTAAAAAACAGAGTTTTAGAGAAAGTAATCTGTTTATATTCATACAGCCAATGAGTGTCAGTGCTGGTATTAAAACAtcaagttggggcacctgggtggctcagtggttgtgcatctgccttctgctccaggtgtgatcccagatcccagggattgagtcccacatcaggctccccatgtggagcccgcttctccctctgcctgtgcctgtctctttgtatctcatgaataaataaaatctttaaataaataaataacaaaaaataaataaaacatcaagtCTATATTACTCTTAAACCCACCAGCCACTATGCTTacactagttttttaaaaaggctattaTCTGTGCATTCACCATCAATTACATGACCAGGGCACAAATGGAGCAGAAGGACACCAAGATATCCTCCTCACTATGActctggactctttttttttttttaagattttatttacttattcatgagagacacagagagaggcagaaacataagcagaggaagaagcaggttccatgcaggaagcctgatgtgagacgggatcctgggactccgggatcatgccctgagccaaaggaagacactcaactgctaagccacccaggcattccaactCTGGACTCTTTAAGAACACACTGGCCAATATATCAACCAGTCAGTGACAGAAGCTGAAAGGTGATTCCCAATTCCATTCTGCTCAAATGAAataaaggggggaggggaaaggggtaagaaataaaaatataattcagagtGAATGTCAACTGAAGGAAATAGCTCAGTATTGTTTTAAGAATTACTTCTAGAACTAGCAATAAATTTAGGCTTCAGACCACAAGTCAGTAATCAACTGTGGTGATTCAGACATTCAGACACACATTTTATAATGATCCACATTTACAAGTTGGACGAATAATGTCCTTTTGTGTGTTGGGGGCGGGGAGTAAAGGAAGGTTATACTCCTTCACAGATCTACATAGCTTTAATTTGCTACTGATTTAGCtacaaagacaaaaatctcaTGCTCTTGCAACCAAACAGAGGCATATTACTCAAACCACGCATCGGTGAACTATATAGGcagtacaaaacaaaacagctaaaCTATGTCAAAAggaatattttgattaaaaagaaaaaatggaggtGACTgaatggctcattcagttgagtgtccaactcttggttttggctcaggtcgagatctcagggtcatgggattgagccccacattgggctgtgtGCTCAGTCAAGAGTCTgactgagatttttctctccctctctgcctctcccaggttCGCACACTcgctatctctaaaataaataaataaatctttaaaaaaatttaattgtcaTAACACTAGAACCATCAATCCTCATCAATAACCTGCTCGAAGCTTACTTTAATATACGTGGAACCACCTGTTTGGCTGTTCATTCAGAACAAGAAACTATAGAAAACCAgtctaaaaattttcaaaatccaCTAAACCTTTTCAAATGTTTGCCCCATCCCCAGCCTTGCCTCCAATCTCTACTAAATTAACACAAGTAACATTTTTGTTATTGATACTGTCTCAATACAACTTGGAAGGACATTCTGTTATTTCTCTAATATGGACTTAGTCCAAGAAATGACTCTCATTTTCATTCTCTCCACACCCTTTAAAGTCATGAGCTAAATGATCACTCATCAAGAAAAAGCcacttcagggtgcctgggtagctcagtcagttaaacatctgactcttgatttcagctcgggttgtgCGTTGTGCGTggcctcagggttgtgggatccaatccagggtcaggctctgcactcaatggggagtctgcttaggattgtctctcctgctgcccctctcctcacgttctcattctctctctctctctctttctctctctctcataaataaatctttaagaaaaagccATTTCAAATCCAAAGGCACataggcagccccggtggcgcagcggtttagtgccgactgcagcccagggtgtgatcctggagacccgggatcaagtcccacatccggcttcctgcggggagcctgcttctccctctgcctgtatctctgcctctctctttgctctctgaatgaatgaataaataaatctttaaaaaaaaaaaaaaacaaatccaaaggcACATAATGAGTAGGCACATTCCTAGAATCCAAATTTGTACTTCAGGTCAAACTGTTCAGACGCTAAGATGTGTTCCTGTAAATAAAGATTTGCTTTATCAGAGCACTAAAAGCATTACCTCGGGATTATGTGATGCTGTTACCATGACTCCTATTGtagattttgtctgttttgatcTCAGGACAGCTAATAATCCCATGCGAAACATGACATGATCAAGATGTTCTGCTTTTGTTCGAAAGCCAGCAGTCCCATACTGAAGAACGAGTCCACTGGGCTTGACATGTAACGCTGAGTATTTTGTAATAGCATCTAAATCCATGTCTACaaaattaaggaatatttttaatcataagaAATCCTTCAAGGACCATTTGCTTCAAAAACTGCCACCCTAAACTAACAGATCTGCCTCGCTCTGAACCCCCACAAAGAAcgtttgagaaagaaaagaacggCAGAATAAGTCCCAGTGGTGGGCACTGGGAAGATCCTGCCCAACTTGTATCCTCCACTCCAGGGCAAATAGCAGGTTATCCCCAAATCTTCTCTCATTCTGGCTCTGGGGCTATTCCTTCCTGTACCCAGGTGGAACTTAAAATGGTCCACTCTCAACTAAAATGAAAGATTGCACCCACAGACTCATAAACTCCTACACAATCAAAGAttgccccattttacaaatggaaaaaccTAAGCCTAGGTCTCAGTTAAATAACCTACATTTACTTGGGTAGCTGGTGACAGACTGGGGCCCAAGGGCAATACTGTCAAATGAACTGGGACTACATATCCTAAGTATCTGAGGAATCTGTCAGTTCTTTTGTTATTCCTCCCAGACCACAGAGACTTAAGCCCAAGGAAAGGCAAAGGGCAACAGCCTCCTCTCCAAGGCTGCCCAGACCTCCTAATATACCTTGCAGtggatttttccattttcataagGAAGGATCAGGACACCCTTCTAAACTACGCTCTGAAAGTGGTAACATCTTCTTTTTATCTCTAATTGGCCCCTAGACCACTAGTACTTCTTTCTCTGGGATACTCCAATTTTAGGTGGAACTTGGCCTTTGTCCAACCTCAGCTGCAGGTACTATTCAGTTCTCGGGTCAGTCTCATTCCCAAGGAGCCCAGAGATGAGCAGCCGTCCTACCTTGTTTTCTTCCCTGTCCTTTGTTGCTTCAAtgaacaaaagttaaaggaaatggTGAAAATTTTTTTGCTTTCGTCCagctgtataaaaaaaaaaaaaaaaaaaaaaaaaaagctgctaatCTGCAAGCTAATTTAGTTTGGCCCCAAGGGATCAAATCTCTTTCACAAGCGTGCGCACATTTTGTTAAAAACTGACCGTTCGGGAACAAATCATGATTATTCCTCAGGGCGTAAACCAGTCCTGTTAAAtccaggaaatcttttttttttttttttctttttaagaagataaaatgCTTCCACCCTTCAAAGCGTTTTCGGTCTTAAAACTacgttcaaaaaaaaaaaacactatgttCAATAAAAGCGAACGTGCGAACGAACGCTTTTACTCAAAGTCCTTACAAGTCCAAACAGCGACCACtctaaaaaaaagttgaaagcaTCCACCTTCTTTCCATTCAATTACCAACCGCTTGCTTGTTCCGCTTTCCTTCCAGCCCCCGACGGCCGCACGCTTCCCGGCTCCCGACCCTGAggccgcctccccctccccccgcccccagtcctgGCCTCTGGTCCGGGGCCCCCAGGACGAGACCCTCACACGGCTCTGAGGCGCCAGGGCGGGGGTGTCCCGCGCGCACCGCCCGTGGGTCCGCCCGCCCGCCAGCCCGCCCGCAGGCCGAACCGCCACGGACAGGAAAGCCCCACCTCACCGCCAACCTAGGGGCCCCGCTCCCTCCCCTGCGCCGGGAGATCCCCCTCACCTCCAGCTGGTGGAGCGGCTGCCCCGCGGCGGCGCCTCCTGCCTGACTGAAGCCCTCAGAACCCGCGGACGTGGCCCTGCGTGACTTCCGGCCCGTCGCCACGCCCCCGAGCCAATCACGGCGGGGGAGGATCCGCTGGCTCCGCCTCGCCTCTTCGCGGAGCATGCGCAGCCCGCGCCTGCGGAACTGCGGATCCAGGCTCCGTGAGGGCTTGGGGCTGTTTCCCTTGAATGACCGGGAAGGGTGAGGCCCCCGCGGTGGCCCGAGGGTTGGGGCCGAGGGTCGTGGGCCATCCGAGCAGTGCGACCTGCAAAgacgcagcccccgcccccagacTGGGGTCTCGGAGGGGGCATTCTTGCGTTCCTGGGAAGCCAGGGTTCCTGGTGGTCCCGGCTGGGGGGGACCAACGCCGATGGCCCCCGAGACAAGGGAGCCTTTTCCCGCATACTCTCCTAAGATCCTCGAGGTTGCCTCCGGGAGCCTTCTCGAGCCGCTGCCCCCAGCCCGTCTCCCCGCACCAGCTCGCACTAAGCATTTATGTACCTGTAAGCCCCCCCCTTAGGCTGGGCCCCTCCGGGCAGAGGCCAGGTGGACCCAAATGGCCCAGAACTCTCAGGACGCTGTCCCGGACTGATGTGGCTCCCGGGAAAGCCCTAAAGGCGCTCGGGAAGGGTCCTTGGAGCCGGGGCCGAGGGACGGCACCTGGCGGAGGCGGCGGGGCCCTCCCGACCTCGGAGCAGAGGCACCCGGCCAGCCTCGGGGGACTGCGGGCCTCCCTTGCCCCGGGGCGCACCCCGCCCACGCCCGAGCCCCGAGTCGGAGCCGCAAGCTGGGCCCCTTGCCTTTCCCGGAATTCGGGCTTGCAGAGCATCTGCAGGTGTTTGCCAACCACCTACCACGGAATAATTTGGAGCACCTGTTGAACGTCCAGATTCCAGGATTTAGATgggaagcgggggtgggggtggaggtggggaggtaaCGGACTGCGAATCCGAGGGATTTTAACGAGGTGTCTCGCAGGGATGTTGTGCATCTTAGACTTGGGGGTTGGGAGATAAAGCGAAGAAAGAGTGTAAACGTCCCGGTTTGTGCCCCTAGCTGTCGGCGCGCAGCGTTCCTGCAAAACGGCTTCCGCGGAAAGGGACCTTCGGGAAATTTCTCTGGACATCGCTGAAATTAACAAACCTAGTGGCCCCCGGACCCTTACGGATTTCCTGGCAGGTGGATTTCGAGCAACATGTCTGCTTCTATGAAAGAATGCCTGCAGCTTCAGCTGCTAGAGATGGAAATGCTGTTTTCTATGTTTCCTAACCAAGGAGAAGTAAAACTTGAAGATGTCAATGTCCTGACGAATATAAAGAGGTATTTGGAAGGCACCAGGGAGGCGCTGCCACCCAAAATCGAATTTGTGATTACCCTGCAGATTGAGGAGCCCAAGGTAAGTACCCTGAGTTGTTTTCACTGCTGCTGGGTGCCCAGTTTTTAGTGGAAACACTTGAAATGTGAGCTTTCTGTTTAGGAAGCAAATAGAGACTATTCTAGATCTGTATATCCTTTACTTGTTTGAAAGTGAAATATGTAAAATTGTGGGATGCCCTGTAAACTGTCTTCAATAAATATCttgaattttacataattatgcacatctttttaaacaaaatatgtcTAATGGTTGTAGTAAAAACATCTTGTAGTCTCATACtaccattatttttctcttcacttaaccagtttttttttttttaccattccaACTATTGTAGTATGTACTGTCTTGTACATATATCAtgatttttataaatctaaatattgCCTTTAGCAAAACTGACCTGTAAGGAGTGGATGAATGTTTCTTTGGTGGCACCATAACACAAAGCAGATACAGACAGGAAATCTAAATACTAAAAATGAATTGTCCTTCCTCTTCTGATCCATTGTCTCCACAACATTAGCATGCGTTAACAAGTGGACTAGGCGTTTGAGAACACCTCTTCTTGGTGATTTCCTGTTCATCCTTCCACTATCATTCCCTCACAGAAGATCTCCTGGTGCCCAGACTGAATTCTATCTCATTGGTTACACATTTCAACAGATCCCTGTGCTTCTTACCATTGAAATGAAGTACCTGGATGTATAACTATTAGtttaatgtctgtttccttcactTTCCTTCACTAGGCTCTAGTCTTCACGAAGAGCAGAAATCATGTCTGGCTTCTTCACTTATTTATCCTAGCATGGGGTCCCTGACACATGGTGGGTGTTCAGTAAATACTGGAAGTCATGAATGCCTAAGTGGAAGGAATAATGTCTGTTATATTCTCAGTATAGTCTCTGGCCCAGAGCTGACACTTAATAGTAGCAATGATTGTTATATTTAAGAATCATGTAGTTGTCACTGATAAAGTAGCTTAGGTGATTTTATGGTACTTAAAtctatttgattttcattttaaggtGAAAATTGATTTGCAAGTAACCATGCCTCACAGCTACCCCTACGCAGCACTGCAGCTGTTTGGACGGTCGTCTGAGCTTGACAGACAGCAGCAGCTACTTCTCAACAAAGGTCTCACTTCCTACATAGGGACTTTCGACCCAGGTGAGCTCTGTGTATGTGCAGCAATCCAGTGGTTACAGGACAATAGCGCCTCCTATTTCCTGAACAGAAAGCTTGTTTACGAACCATCTACCCAAGCAAAGCCAGTCAAGAACACATTCCTCCGAATGTGGATCTACAGTCACCATATATATCAGCAGGACCtaagaaaaaagattttggaTGTCGGGAAAAGGTTAGATGTGACTGGATTTTGCATGACAGGAAAGCCAGGCATAATCTGTGTGGAGGGCTTCAAAGAGCACTGTGAGGAATTCTGGCACACAATTAGGTATCCCAACTGGAAGCACATTTCCTGTAAGCACGCTGAAAGTGTTGAAACCGAAGGAAATGGAGAGGATCTGCGCCTTTTTGATTCTTTCGAAGAACTACTCCTTGAGGCCCATGGGGACTATGGATTAAGGAATGACTATCACATGAATCTGGGCCAATTCTTAGAATTTCTAAAGAAACACAAAAGTGAGCATGTTTTCCAGATACTTTTTGGTATTGAAAGTAAAAGTTCAGACTCTTAGGAAGCTATTAAGAGGCCGATGCTTCACTAAGTCAGTATTTCTGTCGATAAGACCAAAACAAAAGGGCCAGTGGCTAGGTAGCGTCATCTGTGAGACACCTAGCTCCAGAATTTTTACCTGGTAATGAAACACAAAGGCCTTTAAACTTTATAACAGTGCAATTGTGATGTTACCTCTCTGTTCTTGTGTTAACTGAAAAGTATTTAATTGTACActaataaaaagtcaatttaacCAGTGAAGCTGACTTGATTAAAGAGAAGTCCAAATCCATAGTTAATATTAAGCTCTGAACTCATGAATAACGTTCCTCTCTTGGATGATATTAGCACATGATGACAcaccacactttctttttttcattattggaGAATGAATTCAAAGTCTATTTGAAGTGAGAAGACCACATGTTGACTACATTTCTTACTTTAAACCTcctatttatagtttttttttttcttttagtaaaacCAGATCCTAACTGTAATGGCAATCAGAGCAATGAAATCTCAAGAGTAATGAAGATGACATGTAATGCTATGTGTTCATCTGGCTGTTTCACCAGCTGATTAAAGATACTAAGGATAAGGATACCAGTATTCTTAGTTCTCCCCCAAAGAAGATGCAGTTTCTTGCCTCCAAACTGTTCCATAAGTAGTGCAGACTGTCAGCCTTTGCCTGTGTACCAGGACACATTGCTGTGTAGGGCAGGAGTGTTGAGGAGGACCACTGTGGA
Protein-coding sequences here:
- the RWDD2A gene encoding RWD domain-containing protein 2A, producing MSASMKECLQLQLLEMEMLFSMFPNQGEVKLEDVNVLTNIKRYLEGTREALPPKIEFVITLQIEEPKVKIDLQVTMPHSYPYAALQLFGRSSELDRQQQLLLNKGLTSYIGTFDPGELCVCAAIQWLQDNSASYFLNRKLVYEPSTQAKPVKNTFLRMWIYSHHIYQQDLRKKILDVGKRLDVTGFCMTGKPGIICVEGFKEHCEEFWHTIRYPNWKHISCKHAESVETEGNGEDLRLFDSFEELLLEAHGDYGLRNDYHMNLGQFLEFLKKHKSEHVFQILFGIESKSSDS